A window of Scylla paramamosain isolate STU-SP2022 chromosome 36, ASM3559412v1, whole genome shotgun sequence genomic DNA:
tttttttctttcatttttctccattaaaGTTTTTCGTgactcgtttatttattttttttattaattgatAGTATTTAAGTGCCTTTGTTATATTATGCTAAATGTTTGatgttactactatttcttttcATACAAACTACATCGATcaccacgtacacacacatgtaaataCCCTTGACATCAACTTTATAAGAGTGTATACTCAAATAcgaaacaaaaacgtgtatacaTATCGTTTTCTATGATTATGTTTTCGAGCACTGGCTGTAAACAAAATCAGCTGACAGTCAGTGAGCAAGTGAGAGACACGAGAAGAAGGTAACAGGAGGTGAGTAGCAAAGGACACAGCATACAGTGTAACATATACGTTGCAGCTCATGTATATCAATGAAAAGgtgacaaagaaacagaaaatggatAGACAGTTGCTTAAAATCGagggatagagaaggaaaacggatCAAAAtagcgtggagagagagagagagagagagagagagagagagagagagagagagagagagagagatcatatcCACCCATGACAACCCATattattttcacgtttttctttcttttcttcttcgttttgtcTCCATGAAGGTTTACTGATCTTGACTCAAAGGGCATCACTTATCATAACCTCCAAGATAAGATATAGATAAGGAAACTGGGTGAAAGCTCACAGAAGTGctaaataacgagagagagagagagagagagagagagagagagacattaaagGAATTAAATTTAACATAAGAAAGAGATCAAGgttaataacaaataaattttacatgagagaaagagagagagagagagagagagagagagagagagagagagagagagagagagagagagagagagagagagagagagaacgataacCGGCAGACAAGATGGACCTGAGACTAGATCACGAAATAATGAGACTTgttacgtcacacacacacacacacacacacacacacagtaacaatcAACAACAGTATAATTTCCCAGGACATTCAAATCGCTCACCTGTACAGATTACGGACCTTATCACCTTCCCCTTCTATCGTTTAATGGAGGCAGGTAGATAGTCAGTACTGGGAGTCAAGGTGGACAGAAGCAGCAGTCCCTTCCTAGCCATGTTCTCGCGCAGGTGACACTTGGCGCAGGTACAGACAGGTAAAGTTAATGAGGTGCTTAAGTGCGCTGCTAAGAAAGGACAGAGGACAGGACGGTAAGCTGTTTTTGTTAGGAAAGTGGTCATAAGTGACCGGTTTTATTCATTTAAGTGTCATTCGGTGCAGGTAAAGTCAATTAGATGCTAGTGTTTACCTGTATTACTAAAAAGGACGAGGGAAAgtgtaagagaaaaaggaagaagagcgaAAATTAACAATTCATAAGTGTAGCagtttattcatccattcattcattcattcattcattttcctgttcatttcttatcttttgtgtgttttatacaAGTACTACCACGTGGAGAACtaacggcttcttgcagctttcctttatgttcttacgtTACGTCATTGTTATTCACACATTCATAAGTCTTTCCACACCCTCACCACATTACCCACCCATCCGCAGGTAACCATCACCCCACACCTGGTCTTCCTGCCGGTGAGAAATACAGGTGAATGTAGAATTATCATCAACACAACTTCCAGATGTTGCTTCCTGAGAGAAGTGCGAGGTTGTCTCTTCACGTGTAGCATCAGGTGAGTCTGAGAGggttgtgtgagtgagtgagtgaatgagtgagtgagtgagtgagtgagtgtgtgagtacGTGAGTGTGTGTCACGTGTGCGTCAAGAGGATGTTACGTGATAGATGAGTCACGCAGATAACACAACCAGCCTTTACTTTTAATCCTTCCTAGACCTTCCACGCCCACTCTCACGCCGTTCACGCAGCCAGGAGGTGGGTGCGGGGGCGGAAGAAGACCAACATGTCTGCTGCGGGGCGGTGGGTGAGGGCGGGGCTTCACATTTGCCTTGAATGGTTACTGGCGCTTGTGtttggggctgtggtggtgacgcGGCTTGGATGGGCGTGCGTGAGGGGCGccgtgagagaggggaggatgagggatGCGCCCCCGCCCTGCCTGGAGCACCCTGCCCTTGGAAGACACAAGTTTCTGAAGCTGCAAGTGggttttctttatgttgttgttgttgttattgttgttgttgttgttgttgttgttgttgtttctggtggtgatgatggtctttttttctcctcctcctcctcctcctcctcctcctcctccttatgtcctatttttccttattttcacttttttatatgtatttttgaaTGGTTACCTTTGAAACTTTCCTTTTAACTCCATTCGCCCATTCATTCACGTATTACTAATTGACACATTCACTTTGAGGTCTTTTAAACCTTTGAAGaattctctctttatctccgttcttcctttcattaacacATTCACAtagttttatatcttttttactGATAACTTTCGAAACtccccttattttttctttcattcacgtATTACCCCTTGACATTCATTTTTAgatctatttattctttcatcgcAATCTAAcgtgtctctcttccttcacctcactcAGCAGAACGTTAAGCTTCATTACGTGGAAGCTGGCAACCCAGAGGCACAATTGGTGGTCATGCTGCACGGGGCACCTGACTTTTGGTTCACCTGGAGGCGCCAGATCACTACACTGAGCCACGACTTCTGGTGAGGCGCCGCTTAGTCTTGGGGtgtgttgggttgggtttggttaggttaggtttggtagcATCAGTCTctaccagtagtagtaatgagcgTCCCTCCTTcagtgggttaggttaggttaggttaagttaggtttaataGCATCAGTCTCTACCAGTAGCAGTAATGAGCATCCCTCCTTCAGCGTAGTGGCTCTGGATTTGCGTGGCTGCGGTGATTCAGACTCCCCGTCCCGCTGTTCCCAGTACACCACGTCCATCATTGCCCGGGACGTGGCCAGCCTCATCACACTGCTGGGTGAGTGATCGGGGATGCGCTGTCACCGTTATATTTGTCCAAGGGCTTGTCAACTTGGACAGTGTTTCAGTACAGGAcctcatggcttcttgcagcttcccatactttttgttcttatgttctaaccCTCATCTTTGCATACCTTTCCTCACGCACAGGTCGGGACAAGGCTCACCTGGTGTGTGCGGGGACGGGCGGCCAGGTGGGTTGGCACATGTGTTACCATCACCCCCAGCTGGTGGCCAAGATGGTACTGATCCACGCCCCTCACCCTTACGTCATCCGCCAGCACCTCAATGCCCGCTGGACCAACTATCTTAAGtcctggtaagagagagagggagagggagggagagagggagaggtagactGACTGTTTGCTTTGCCTTTATGTTATTTTGCTATTTCTACAAACAATCGTaccaacttaacccaacctaaccttttTCCTTCGTCAGGTATCTTTACTTCGTCCGCCTTCCCCTACTGCCGGAGTGGGCTGCGCATTTTAGCGATAACGTTATGGTGGACCAGCTGCTGGCCCCTCTGGTGGCGGCCAAGGCAGTCACGGGGGATGAAGTGGATGCTTATAAATTCACCTTCTCCAGACGAGGTAAGGCGGATGACACTGAGgatcttattctgaaacacttatgctcctccactacattcaagaggctctagttgaagtgacacgggtttttaagggtgtttttacgattgTAGTAATATATTagcaagattcctacattaacaggagaaacactcttgagaacccggttaatcatctctgtggcctttgaaaatagccgtgggAGAGAGAAGTAGGCATGAGGTGGAAAGTAACCTAtaacagagagatagagaaagtgagagagaccTTTACTGATCAACAAATACAAACTCCACAAATCCCACACTGAAATCaacacacaagacaaattttctcacacacacgtcacctAACTGTTCCCCCGTCACACCTTCCCCCTCTTCACCCAACAGAGGACTGGCGGGGGCCTCTCAACCACCTAAGACAGATCGACCTGAgcaaagtggagaaggaggaaccgCAACCAGATGTCATAACCAAACCAACGCTTCTACTGATGGGTGATGCGGATCCGGCTCTTCCTCTTGACCTCGCCTACCGCTCTgcaggtacgtgtgtgtgtgtgtgtgtgtgtgtgtgtgtgtgtgtgtcaagattttttttttagctgataatacgaaaaataataatacgagaAAATTATACGAGAAAATCAAAGAATTAGAGCAGAagtagaaatatagaaaaagagaggtgaatatgaaagggaagaagacgaaggagaaaaataataaagtagaaatagaaaaaaaaaaaaaaactagagatgaagacaaaaattaataatgataacaacaacaacactcactcactcactcactcgctttcAGAATACGTGGAACGAATTACTGTAAGACCGGTGCCGGGGCGTGGCTACCTGTCACACGTGAGTCAGGCGCCGCAGGTAAATGAAGCAATTGGGGAGTTCCTGAGGGAGATGCCTTGGCGCCCTCTGTCCCCCTTAGAATCGTCTTCCTCCAGTCCTTCGTTAATGAGCCGCGTAATGGGAGCAAGTTTAGCTGTCGTCTCCTCCACTGTGGGGAAGTAAGTGCTTGTCTTTGGCAGTAGAatgtaatgaaggaaaattagtagtagtagtagcagtagtagtaataggaggaggaggaggaggaggaggagtataagaCAGCTGGTTGTTATGTAGTTAAGGTTGTTTGTGTGGCTGTTGAGGGTTGTTCgttattaatgttttgttagagtggttaggttaggaagttaGTTGATTAGTTAGatgttttgttgatttattgttgttagtactgttgttgttgttgttgctgttgttgttgctgttgttgttgttgttgttgttgttttatttatatgtatctaTCTTGCATTTGTCTATCAgtaagttagtcagtcagccagtctatttatttatatgtctacctatctatctatctatctatctatctatctatctatctatctgtctacttgtcatcaccacaccatcacatacagggactgccacgtgtaggactgatggcttcttgcagcttcctttgtttacttgtttcttACATAagctatcactaccaccaccaccatcaccaccaccaccatttaccAAGACCTTACTGGTGAATTTATCCTGATTGTGACCTGCCTTGACCTCCGCAGGACCACGGGGGCACTTGAAATTACCCGCGCGCTTCCCTCAGGACTCAAGACAGTGGCCCAGGGATCTATCAAGCTGGCTGAGTCCAAGTTAGGATTGGAATACGATTATTAACTTAAGCAAATAgcaattttcttctatttctctctttttttgtgctGTTCCTCAgtctacatttattttttctccttttttatattcgctatctatttgtttatctatctatctatctgtctatctatctatctatcgatctatctttGTATTGTAACGGCTCCCTCCTTCTGATGTGCAGTTGGTAATAAGGGCGAGGAATTCATATTTGACGTAGCCTTTATAGAGAATACAGAGTGCTCtcacctctctttcctacaCTTTCTAACACTTCTCATCGTATTCGCTACATTTTCAAAATTCTTTATAGTCCTCCATTAAAATCACACTGTTTTCTCTAGTCACGAGCACTCAGGATTGCTCTTGTACCTTTATCTTCACTATCGTACTTTGATCTTTTGTTTATGCCCTTTGACCTGTCCTTTAAGGTCCTGATAGGGTACCAGggctcttccttttcttcccttctttcataattttgttattattgttactgttattccTCTATTGTTTCATGTTTATTTGTGGTCTTATTATTCTCCTACCTactattcatcatcattattcgtttcattcttcttttccttattacattatcattcacatttttccttcatctcgttaatattattataattcctcttctcttccaatTGTTATCTTATCATTGCCTTGTTTCCTCgtaatcatcattatttacattcttttcttgtcctttattctattgtcctctttcctcttagTTATTAACATTATCCTcttatctcttccctcttcttgatAACCTCGATCAGATTCTCATTggtgaagaggtgaaggaggtgtgtgtgtgtgtgtgtatgtgtgtgtggcaaagAGAAATATTTGTACAATATTACTTTTTCTTGTCACATATTAAACGtatcattttgtttttatgaaatttaaaataaagataacaatgagCCATGTATACaagacttttatttttattttttttatttatctatttatttatttattttttatttttcaacctGTATCCTTTGAaccaaatgaaaagaaaaaaaaaaaatctttgttatATGTTTTGATGTGAATATCTCGTCTATTGCAATATATTTACAAGGCAATGATAATTAACTATGAAAACTATTATGAGCACTTATGCGTATGGCTATtcactatagtagtagtagtagtagtagtagtagtagtagtagtagtagtagttattgttgtaatTTTCATTGCATGGGACTTAACGTGACTTGAGAAGCataataatcaggttgttaagaAGTTAGAATTAATTACCACTACGTACTTATATAACTAAAAGACTCTTACCATATACAGAAatacctaaataaataaataaaagccattcactcacacacacacacacacatacacaaaaaaaaaaaaaaaaaaaacaggaccgAAATCAACAAGAAAGCAGTACAGACTCGAAACACGCGAGACTGAGGGTTCGAAACAAGGGTCAGTGAAGCAGGGAGAGCCATTTTCAAGTCATCGCCTCGGTCCGGCATTCAGTGTCGCCGTGGCCGTGATGGAAGGAGGTCGTGCTGGTCTTCGTTTCTCTGCTGCCTTCGTCATGGTTTCTCGATTGGTTCTAGGTAAGATGAGGTGATTGATTGTTCGTGTGATAagtgttgtatatatatatatatatggaggaatgaaggaaagtttCAAATAtgctttttctgttttctataTCCTTCCTCGTCCAGTATCAGTCCCTTCACTATTACACCTCCGTCTTGTCTCGTCCTCTGTCTAGTCTGTACTCGCAGACTTCCTACCTATGCTCTGTTTCTCAAACACTCCACTCCCTTACCTATTGtgattttttcatgttttcctgtttctctaacACTCCACTCCCTTATCTATTGTGATTTTTCAATCACTATTCCTACTCTAGTCCTCCTCGTAGGATTGAGGGACCGAAGTTCTCCCACATATCcttcccacctcttcctcttagcTTTGTACACACTCGCTTTCTCCACCACGGCACGTGCATTTTGTGACCAAATATATCACTGTAGGATATataccatttattttttttttttttcaccgaaCTGTATTTGCAGATTAGCTGAGGAGTGTCTGCGTTTTGCGGCTACGTGCAGGTTTGCCTCCCTTCTGCGCCGCGTTGTCTCCTTCAGAGTTTCGGATGAGAAGCGAGGGAGTCGATCTGGGGAGTATAGTTTTTTAGTTCCTTGGTCTGAGTTGTGAAGCTGTTGTCAatggtgtttgtgtatgtaagTACAGTGATTACGGAGCAGTGCAGAGAAGATTACGGAGCGGTGCAGAGAAATTTGCAAGAGGGTGAGTAGgggagaagtgaaggatttagtgttattaatttaatttattaagCACATGGTATTAAGGTggatttgtttaattatttcagAGAAGCAGCGGCAGCAGGATCACTTCGGATGCGGCTgtcggcaccaccaccacctagcaGTGACTTCAGCTCAGTCTCTGTATCGGACGCCGCCTCCAGCACGTAATGCTGTGTACCTGTGAGGGAACAGTGTGTGTCAGACTTGTTGGCTGTAGTGTTGCAGGAAACAAGCATTAAAGTTGTAAGAGTTCAGAGGACTCACAATTTTTCtggtttttcatttttcttttttttttttattttttttttattttttttttattttttttttataatttctggATGGTGAAGTGTTCAGCTTTTCTACGGACGCTCTTCGAGGTATCCGTTCCGTACAAGTCTTCGAGGTATCCGTACAGGATAGAACCTATCTAAACACTTACTTAGATAAGATCCTACCACGTACTGGATACTGGATACGGTAGTGCTGCTTACTACGTAAATGGACTGGTGACTGACAATAGTACTatctatatactactactagtgatgAACTGAGGGCTGATAGCTGATAACTGAAGGCTGATAGCTGATCACCTTGTTCTAGACGGTTTCACTTGCGTTTCACCAAAATACGCTTGCTTAATAAATTCGCTTTTGCCTTACGCACCTGTCCCCCCCCTTCGATCCTTTTTCATCATCGGCTTCACTCCTCAGCACACCAGCACTTCGGCTACgcccagtgagagagaggtcTGAGACACCTTGAAGGGAGGCCTTCCTTGCTTGCTACTAGTGCAAACGGGTAGTGAAATGAAGCCGCTTCGAGGAGATTCGAGGGTATTCAAGCACCCCATCCAGGTGTTTCAGTATACTTAAAGCACTGTCCAATCAAACAGGACGGACAGCCCAATCAAACAAGGAGGACATCTAAAATATTTTAATTTGTCAAAACATTTTATTAGTGACATTAATGATACAAAAACACGTAGAAGAGCTTAATAATACTGAATTTTGTGAGGCTAATCTCTGCCAGTCTCGCCGTGTTTTCTGATTATGAAgagggcggcggggcggggcggtggcGTCACGGGCCTGCAACCCTCGCCAGTCCCCGCCAGACCGCCCCGCCACTCCAACTCTTGCTTAACACAATGAAGTCGTTGTAACAAAATGTCTTTGTACTCGCGTGGGAACAAGTTACTGGCGGCGGCGccgagggtggtggtggcgtgacgGTGGTGGGCCAGCTGCCTCTCACTGCATATATACTACGTACACACACTTGCATACATAAAATCCATActtatacatacattcatacttacatacatgcatacatacaggcACACGTAGGTACAGACACAATACATGAGCACTACCACAAATATTATGACATTAAAATTATGAATGGAATAAAATCTTAATAGATATCATACATTATAAAACTGGAgtattaaaatattaaaaactataagctttgaatttttcttttttaagatttttaagACCGCCATCGCGCTCGGCATTCAGCACAGACATCGTGTAACTGATACAGTTTACGAGGATCAAACTAGTTAGTTGTGAGCTTGGCCAGGCAGACCTGACCGCGTATTTGGAGTTTCGATAAAATTAAAATGCACATGCGTGCACCTTCACGCTGGTTGCTGTGCACGTGTGCACACGTGGGTGTACACGTGCACACAGTCCGGCGTGGGCGTGGCTGGGTTTCAGACACTGAGCAACACACGCTGCCGTTGCCGGCCACGCTCGTCTGTCTTCGTCGATGGATCGCGTCGAGTGATAAACTTTTCCCTGAAATGAAATGGGCGGCGGTGAGTGGTGCGGCGCCGCGGTGGCGTGCCGGCCGCAGCCACCCAGCACTCGCCCACATGCCTCGCTGCAAGGCCCGCACACCACTGGAAGGAATGACAACCTTAATGGAAAACTAACAATTTGGCAGGAGGTCAGGATGGCAGGATGGCAGGATGGCAGATGGCACCACCTGGGGAGCGGCTCAGTACCtcgggaagggtggaggagggccTGGGCGGGTCCCGCTGGACCTGTCCTTTCACACTACACTATGTACACTGTACAGGCCCATGGCACACGGCACCCACGCGGTGCCCCTAGTGGTGGTCACGGTAGCGGCCCCGAGGCTCCTGCGAGGCGCGGGACCCGTGTCTTGTCGCCGAGGATCCCCGGCGCTCAATCCTCTCCCGCGCATCTAAGGGGCGGGAGCGATCCTGGCTGCGGGGGCGGGAAGAGTTGGAGCGGCGGCCGGCGAGGTGGCCGGTGCCATGGCTGGTCGGACGGTGGCTGGGTAGACTCTGGCGCGGGTCTTCCCACTCGCCGTATCGGTCCAGCCGCCGCTCCTGGGCCCTCATCTCTTGGGCTCTCCGCTCCTCCGCCTCCAGGTCGTCGCTGACGTAGCCGTTGTTGCTATACACCTCCATGATGGGCAGGCTCTTCCGACCGCCGCTGCCGGGTACCAGGTCAGGGCCGCCGCGTCGCGAGGTGACGCCCTTGCTCAGGCTGGACTCGCTAGACTCCTCGCCAGACGTGCCCAGACCCAGGTCTTTCTCCAGACTGTGTCCGTCATCCTTGATGGAAGCGCCGTGAGGCACTAAGGTGCCGGGACGCACTCGGCTGCCGGGCCCTTCGGGGATCACGCCGTTAAGTGCCGGGAGGCCGCTGTGAGGACGCGGGATCTTCAGGCCACTTGGGTCCCTGGGGTCCACAGGGGTCAGGTCGTTGCCATGCACATAGAAAGGATGCGCGTGGTTTCTGGAAAGCGGGGatacttccctcttcttctttgtgcAGGAGCCCGGGCCCATGAGGGACAGCAGCACCGGCAGGAGGAAGATTCCGTGCATGGCACCGAAGAAGATGACCAGGAAAACAGTCTTGAAGAAGGTGATGAATATGTAGGAAGGAGCGAGGATGAGTGCAGTGATGCCCAGGATGGTAGACAGGCCGCCCTGCAAGATGGGCAGGCCCAGGGCATAGAGACATTCGCGCACGCGCTCCTCGGGAGTGTCCACCTTGGCTGCCAGATAAGCATACGAGATATGAGCTGAGAAGTCCACACTGAAGCCGATACACATGATGAGGTTGATCATTGATATGGAGTCCAGGTTGACATTCCACAGAGTCATGTAGCCCACGACGCCGATCTCAATGGACACGATGGAGAAGGCGACCCACAGCGAGCACAGTGGGTTGGGGATGAAGATGAGCGACACCACCATCATGACGGCTGCCGCCAAGCTGATGGCCTGGATACTTGTGGTCCGCACCAGCACGTACTGAAACACCAACAACAGTCACCAACATTGCAAAAGATCAACTGCAACACACCATACACACAAGAACTAAATTATCAAAATCTATGGAAGCAGTGTTAAGTTATCTCACATGAATCATATATACTTCAGTGCCTTGTGACTTTAGAATACCAAAACACGCCAAACCAAAcatcacacgcacacaaactGAACCCTCAGACCTCCACAGAAACAACGTCTTGAACTCCAACCAAACACTCCAGAGCCTCGTGACCTCAACGCACCCCAACACACCAAACCAAACACGCCTCTCACCTGAtcgaagaagatgaagaacggATTGAACACAGTCACGTTGAATTTCGACTCGGACGCAATCTTCCTCAGCCCCTCCATCATGTCCTTGTCCGCGTTGGCGTCCTTGATCTGGTAGGTCTGGATGATGAAACGCGATGCCACGATACGGGTGTAGTCCTCATTGAAGGTCACATCTAGAGCATACGGATTGGCCTCTCCGGCTAGGTatatctggaggaggaggaggaggaggtggagaaagaggggaagttACGATATGATGTTCCTTCAAAGTAACACAGATGGTTCACAAATTCAAAGCAGGACAAGACAAGGCgaggcaagacaagacaagaactCCATACAAGTTCGAAAAGGGACAAATGGTTTACACACTAGACA
This region includes:
- the LOC135090982 gene encoding epoxide hydrolase 3-like isoform X2: MSAAGRWVRAGLHICLEWLLALVFGAVVVTRLGWACVRGAVREGRMRDAPPPCLEHPALGRHKFLKLQNVKLHYVEAGNPEAQLVVMLHGAPDFWFTWRRQITTLSHDFCVVALDLRGCGDSDSPSRCSQYTTSIIARDVASLITLLGRDKAHLVCAGTGGQVGWHMCYHHPQLVAKMVLIHAPHPYVIRQHLNARWTNYLKSWYLYFVRLPLLPEWAAHFSDNVMVDQLLAPLVAAKAVTGDEVDAYKFTFSRREDWRGPLNHLRQIDLSKVEKEEPQPDVITKPTLLLMGDADPALPLDLAYRSAEYVERITVRPVPGRGYLSHVSQAPQVNEAIGEFLREMPWRPLSPLESSSSSPSLMSRVMGASLAVVSSTVGKTTGALEITRALPSGLKTVAQGSIKLAESKLGLEYDY
- the LOC135090982 gene encoding epoxide hydrolase 3-like isoform X1, encoding MSAAGRWVRAGLHICLEWLLALVFGAVVVTRLGWACVRGAVREGRMRDAPPPCLEHPALGRHKFLKLQQNVKLHYVEAGNPEAQLVVMLHGAPDFWFTWRRQITTLSHDFCVVALDLRGCGDSDSPSRCSQYTTSIIARDVASLITLLGRDKAHLVCAGTGGQVGWHMCYHHPQLVAKMVLIHAPHPYVIRQHLNARWTNYLKSWYLYFVRLPLLPEWAAHFSDNVMVDQLLAPLVAAKAVTGDEVDAYKFTFSRREDWRGPLNHLRQIDLSKVEKEEPQPDVITKPTLLLMGDADPALPLDLAYRSAEYVERITVRPVPGRGYLSHVSQAPQVNEAIGEFLREMPWRPLSPLESSSSSPSLMSRVMGASLAVVSSTVGKTTGALEITRALPSGLKTVAQGSIKLAESKLGLEYDY